A window of Candidatus Eisenbacteria bacterium contains these coding sequences:
- a CDS encoding YHS domain-containing protein has translation MERCPVCGMEVNPKEGPLQESYQGKTYYLCSEECQQEFNQEPQRYVGQKVR, from the coding sequence ATGGAGAGATGCCCGGTTTGTGGAATGGAAGTCAATCCCAAGGAAGGTCCGCTGCAGGAGAGCTATCAGGGCAAGACCTATTACCTCTGCTCCGAAGAATGTCAGCAGGAGTTCAACCAGGAGCCGCAGCGGTACGTCGGCCAGAAGGTGCGCTAG
- a CDS encoding gfo/Idh/MocA family oxidoreductase has translation MARQRATRTNGRSRKVRYAVVGLGFIAQRAVLPAFDRADENSELAALI, from the coding sequence GTGGCGCGCCAACGCGCCACTCGGACGAACGGCCGTTCGAGGAAAGTGCGCTATGCCGTCGTCGGTCTCGGCTTCATCGCCCAGCGGGCAGTGCTGCCGGCGTTCGATCGTGCCGACGAGAACTCCGAGCTCGCCGCGCTGATTT